One segment of Panicum virgatum strain AP13 chromosome 3K, P.virgatum_v5, whole genome shotgun sequence DNA contains the following:
- the LOC120701468 gene encoding uncharacterized protein LOC120701468, with amino-acid sequence MRKVCANLDREGGLDTVLEVPVPESYHEPSSGRGGRRRRRTVKAWVRSHMDQRHRRDGAPPSRADVQLMLGVIGAPLVPQPVEARKAMAGQDIKEEPIEVSKAKYIVEQYVAAAGGEPALSAATSMYAMGKVRMSTAKGQKAKTGIGMVNGGEVAGGFVVWQKMPEMWCLEMVVAGGTKMSAGSDGKVAWRQTPWQQAHASRGPPRPLRRCVQGLDPKSTANLFSTATWVGEKCVDGDDCFVLRVDADPPALRSRSSVDVEVIRHAVWGYFSQRTGLLVRLEDSHLLRIRVQGEAAETAHWETSMESSIGDYRPVEGINVAHAGRTVVSLSRFGGGGAAAADGSDADGRGRRTCTCMEETWSIEEVDFNIMGLSTECFLPPRDMMVPACSSKPVEKKYAAVDLNSKKDAAAVPAKCPVVGSCKNSDGGSVRPAAAARKALVPAATGLGWFGPAKVVAVETVEAAD; translated from the exons ATGAGGAAGGTGTGCGCCAACCTAGACCGGGAAGGCGGCCTGGACACCGTGCTAGAGGTGCCGGTCCCGGAGTCCTACCACGAGCCGTCgtcgggccgcggcggccggcgccggcgccgcacggTCAAGGCCTGGGTGCGGTCGCACATGGACCAGCGCCACCGGCGAgacggcgcgccgccgtcgcgggcggACGTGCAGCTCATGCTCGGCGTGATCGGCGCGCCGCTCGTGCCGCAGCCCGTGGAGGCGCGGAAAGCCATGGCCGGACAGGACATCAAGGAGGAGCCCATT GAGGTGTCTAAGGCGAAGTACATCGTGGAGCAGTacgtcgcggcggcgggcggcgagccggcgctgAGCGCGGCGACGAGCATGTACGCGATGGGGAAGGTGCGGATGAGCACCGCCAAGGGGCAGAAGGCCAAAACCGGAATAGGCATGGtcaacggcggcgaggttgcCGGCGGCTTCGTGGTGTGGCAGAAGATGCCGGAGATGTGGTGCCTGGAGATGGTGGTGGCTGGCGGCACCAAGATGAGCGCCGGCAGCGATGGCAAGGTCGCCTGGCGCCAGACGCCCTGGCAGCAGGCCCACGCCTCCCGAGGACCTCCAAGGCCGCTTCGCCGATGCGTTCAG GGTCTTGATCCGAAGTCCACGGCGAACCTCTTCTCGACAGCCACGTGGGTCGGCGAGAAGTGCGTCGACGGCGACGACTGCTTTGTGCTGCGCGTCGACGCCGACCCTCCGGCCCTCCGCTCCCGGAGCAGCGTCGACGTCGAGGTCATCCGCCACGCCGTGTGGGGGTACTTCAGCCAAAGGACGGGGCTGCTGGTCCGCCTCGAGGACAGCCACTTGTTGCGCATCCGCGTGCAGGGCGAGGCCGCCGAGACCGCCCACTGGGAGACCTCCATGGAGTCGTCCATCGGCGACTACCGCCCCGTCGAGGGCATCAACGTCGCCCACGCCGGGCGCACCGTCGTTTCTCTGTCCCGtttcggtggtggcggcgccgctgccgccgacggCTCCGATGCCGACGGGCGCGGTAGGAGGACGTGCACGTGCATGGAGGAGACGTGGAGCATCGAGGAGGTGGACTTCAACATCATGGGCCTGTCGACCGAGTGCTTCTTGCCTCCCAGAGACATGATGGTACCAGCTTGCAGCTCCAAACCAGTAGAGAAGAAGTATGCCGCCGTTGATCTCAACAGCAAGAAGGACGCTGCAGCGGTTCCTGCAAAGTGTCCGGTAGTTGGAAGTTGCAAGAACAGTGACGGCGGCAGCGTccgtccggcggcggcagcaagaAAGGCGCTTGTTCCGGCGGCGACTGGACTAGGCTGGTTCGGGCCGGCGAAGGTTGTGGCGGTGGAAACCGTCGAGGCCGCCGATTAA